One region of Streptomyces sp. CG4 genomic DNA includes:
- a CDS encoding ABC transporter ATP-binding protein produces the protein MTTTTAATPTAGDDELPGPPGSYDAGDGAGDAFDRDVLPAPPGATTALLRSLLAPLKARAVVTTLLLLLQQAAVQVGPLLVAYAIDNAVPAFREHRYGPLVAVAVGCLLSALLSGVLQFAFIETSARVSQDVLLDLRGRIFRHAQALSIDFHERYTSGRLISRATADVESLRELLNEGLQELVTVVLSFVYISALLLWLDLGLGAVAVASFGPLYLLVRLYQRRAGRVFGARSTAIAAVIVKFVETMNGIRPVRAFRRETANDAEFAVLNRRHERTNGDTLLEMARYVVGSRLVANTAVAGIVLWGAYRVASGSLALGVLAAAVLYLRRLYDPIDRLGVFLNSYQSAAASLEKIAGLLAQAPSVPEPEVPRELPPLKGDFPGREVVFDRVRFGYRTGGEVLPRFDLTLPAGQTVAVVGATGAGKSTLAKLLARFYDPSAGRVLLDGVDVRELSGPELRRGVVMVTQEAFLFSGTVADNIAIGRPDASREEIEEAAKAIGAHEFISALPDSYDTDVRKRGGRISAGQRQLVAFARALLADPAVLILDEATSSLDVPGERAVQRAMSTVLRGRTAVVIAHRLSTVGIADRVLVMEHGRIVEDGPPAELIAGTGRFAHLHRAWRDSLA, from the coding sequence TTGACCACCACGACCGCCGCCACGCCCACCGCCGGGGACGACGAACTCCCCGGCCCGCCCGGATCGTACGACGCCGGCGACGGTGCCGGCGACGCCTTCGACCGTGACGTGCTGCCCGCCCCGCCCGGCGCCACCACGGCCCTGCTGCGCTCCCTGCTCGCGCCCCTGAAGGCCCGCGCCGTGGTGACCACGCTCCTGCTGCTGCTCCAGCAGGCAGCGGTCCAGGTGGGCCCGCTGCTGGTGGCGTACGCCATCGACAACGCCGTACCGGCGTTCCGGGAGCACCGGTACGGCCCGCTGGTCGCGGTCGCCGTCGGCTGTCTGCTGTCCGCGCTGCTCTCCGGCGTGCTGCAGTTCGCCTTCATCGAGACCTCCGCCCGGGTCAGCCAGGACGTGCTGCTCGATCTGCGCGGCCGGATCTTCCGGCACGCGCAGGCCCTGAGCATCGACTTCCACGAGCGGTACACGTCCGGCCGGCTGATCTCCCGTGCCACCGCGGACGTCGAGTCGCTGCGCGAGCTGCTCAACGAAGGTCTGCAGGAGCTGGTGACCGTCGTGCTGTCCTTCGTCTACATCTCGGCGCTGCTGTTGTGGCTGGACCTCGGCCTGGGCGCGGTCGCGGTGGCCTCCTTCGGGCCGCTGTATCTGCTCGTCCGGCTGTATCAGCGGCGGGCGGGACGGGTGTTCGGGGCGCGGTCCACGGCGATCGCGGCGGTGATCGTGAAGTTCGTGGAGACGATGAACGGCATCCGCCCGGTGCGCGCCTTCCGCCGGGAGACCGCGAACGACGCCGAGTTCGCCGTTCTCAACCGGCGGCACGAGCGCACCAACGGCGACACGCTGCTGGAGATGGCCCGCTATGTGGTCGGCTCCCGGCTGGTGGCCAACACGGCCGTCGCGGGGATCGTGCTGTGGGGCGCCTACCGGGTGGCGTCCGGCTCGCTGGCGCTGGGCGTGCTGGCGGCGGCCGTGCTGTATCTGCGCCGGCTGTACGACCCGATCGACCGGCTGGGGGTCTTCCTGAACTCGTACCAGTCGGCCGCCGCCTCCCTGGAGAAGATCGCCGGGCTGCTGGCGCAGGCCCCGTCCGTGCCGGAGCCGGAGGTTCCCCGTGAACTCCCGCCGCTGAAGGGGGACTTCCCGGGCCGTGAGGTCGTCTTCGACCGGGTCCGGTTCGGCTACCGCACCGGCGGCGAGGTGCTGCCCCGCTTCGATCTGACCCTGCCGGCCGGGCAGACGGTCGCCGTGGTCGGGGCCACCGGCGCCGGCAAGTCCACCCTCGCCAAGCTCCTCGCCCGCTTCTACGACCCCTCCGCCGGCCGGGTGCTGCTGGACGGGGTGGACGTGCGCGAGCTGTCCGGGCCGGAACTGCGGCGCGGGGTGGTCATGGTGACCCAGGAGGCGTTCCTGTTCTCCGGCACGGTCGCGGACAACATCGCCATCGGCCGGCCCGACGCCTCCCGCGAGGAGATCGAGGAGGCGGCGAAGGCGATCGGCGCGCACGAGTTCATCAGCGCCCTGCCCGACAGCTACGACACCGACGTCCGCAAGCGCGGCGGCCGTATCTCCGCCGGGCAGCGCCAACTGGTCGCCTTCGCCCGCGCGTTGCTCGCCGACCCGGCGGTGCTGATCCTGGACGAGGCGACCAGTTCGCTGGACGTCCCGGGCGAGCGGGCCGTGCAGCGGGCCATGTCGACGGTCCTGCGGGGCCGTACGGCCGTGGTGATCGCACACCGGCTGTCGACGGTCGGGATCGCGGACCGGGTCCTGGTGATGGAACACGGCCGCATCGTCGAGGACGGCCCCCCGGCCGAACTCATCGCCGGCACGGGCCGGTTCGCACACCTGCACAGGGCGTGGCGGGACAGCCTGGCCTGA
- a CDS encoding ABC transporter ATP-binding protein, which translates to MATTRATTEDRSAVRTLLRLWPYVRPVRARLFTAAFIAVVASCTGLVIPLVLKWIVDGPVAHRDPAGVWLGALYLLLLGIAEAVLFGVRRWLVARPLSRVEAEMRASLYGRLQRLPVAFHDRWPLGQLLSRGTADLALLRLFLAFPLTYLLVNGVTIVVGVAIMLMQDWVLGLVILGPAIPVMWTCAVFERRYAELARRAQDQVGDLTTVVEESVLGIRVIKGFGRHRSQARAFRALSVTLRGTELRKARLLATIWAVIVTLPELAIGAALVLGVVRVAGHGLSAGTLVAFLSTALALRWPVDSIGFLLAMSQEAATATERYFEVMDEEPEGAAAGSRAAGAAPVPRTAAPRERGPAIPRPAGTGTGLRFENVQFRYPDAPPDSPPLLHHIDLHIRPGESMALVGATGSGKTTLTALVPRLHEVTSGRITLDGVDISAMPREQLRAKVAVAFEEPTLFSASVGENVLMGAADGAEKADLDRALAVAQADFAHALPQGTDTRVGEQGLSLSGGQRQRLALARAVVGRPEFLVLDDPLSALDVHTEAAVEAALRQVLADTTALIVAHRPSTVLLADRVALLSNGRIAAVGTHHELLRSNAEYAHLMSGDSGDSGYSGDGDTEDSR; encoded by the coding sequence ATGGCCACGACACGTGCAACCACCGAGGACCGCTCCGCCGTCCGTACCCTGCTGCGGCTGTGGCCGTACGTCCGCCCCGTGCGGGCGCGGCTGTTCACGGCCGCGTTCATCGCGGTCGTCGCCTCCTGCACCGGGCTGGTGATCCCGCTCGTCCTGAAGTGGATCGTGGACGGACCGGTCGCCCACCGGGACCCGGCCGGCGTCTGGCTCGGTGCGCTGTATCTGCTCCTCCTCGGGATCGCCGAGGCGGTCTTGTTCGGTGTACGGCGCTGGCTGGTGGCCCGTCCGCTGTCGCGCGTCGAGGCGGAGATGCGGGCGAGTCTCTACGGCCGGCTGCAGCGGCTGCCCGTCGCCTTCCACGACCGCTGGCCCTTGGGCCAGTTGCTGTCCCGGGGCACCGCCGATCTGGCGCTGCTGCGTCTGTTCCTCGCCTTTCCACTGACGTATCTGCTGGTCAACGGCGTCACGATCGTCGTCGGCGTGGCGATCATGCTGATGCAGGACTGGGTGCTGGGGCTGGTCATCCTCGGCCCCGCGATTCCCGTGATGTGGACCTGCGCGGTCTTCGAGCGGCGGTACGCCGAGCTGGCGCGGCGCGCGCAGGACCAGGTCGGCGATCTGACGACGGTGGTCGAGGAGAGCGTCCTCGGCATCCGCGTCATCAAGGGCTTCGGCCGGCACCGCAGCCAGGCGCGGGCGTTCCGCGCGCTGTCCGTCACCCTGCGCGGCACCGAGCTGCGCAAGGCGCGGCTGCTCGCCACCATCTGGGCGGTCATCGTGACCCTGCCGGAGCTGGCGATCGGAGCGGCGCTCGTGCTGGGAGTGGTGCGGGTGGCCGGCCACGGACTGTCGGCGGGCACGCTGGTCGCCTTTCTGAGCACGGCACTCGCGCTGCGGTGGCCGGTGGACTCGATCGGCTTCCTGCTGGCGATGAGCCAGGAGGCGGCCACGGCGACCGAGCGGTACTTCGAGGTGATGGACGAGGAGCCGGAGGGCGCGGCCGCGGGCAGTCGTGCCGCCGGGGCGGCGCCCGTCCCGCGGACAGCGGCACCCCGCGAGCGCGGGCCGGCGATCCCGCGCCCGGCCGGCACCGGCACCGGACTTCGTTTCGAGAACGTCCAGTTCCGCTACCCCGACGCACCCCCCGACTCCCCGCCCCTGCTCCACCACATAGACCTCCACATACGCCCCGGCGAGTCCATGGCCCTGGTCGGAGCCACCGGCAGCGGGAAGACGACGCTCACGGCGCTCGTCCCCCGCCTGCACGAGGTCACCTCGGGCCGGATCACGCTCGACGGCGTCGACATATCCGCCATGCCGCGCGAGCAGCTGCGCGCCAAGGTGGCCGTCGCCTTCGAGGAACCGACCCTGTTCTCCGCGAGCGTCGGCGAGAACGTCCTCATGGGCGCGGCGGACGGCGCCGAAAAGGCGGACCTGGACCGCGCACTGGCCGTCGCCCAGGCCGACTTCGCGCACGCCCTCCCCCAGGGCACCGACACCCGCGTCGGCGAGCAGGGCCTCAGCCTCTCCGGCGGCCAGCGGCAGCGCCTCGCGCTGGCCCGCGCGGTGGTCGGCAGACCGGAGTTCCTGGTGCTGGACGACCCCCTGTCCGCCCTGGACGTGCACACGGAGGCCGCCGTCGAGGCCGCGCTGCGGCAGGTCCTCGCCGACACCACCGCGCTGATCGTGGCCCACCGGCCGTCGACCGTGCTGCTCGCCGACCGGGTCGCCCTGCTCTCGAACGGCCGGATCGCCGCCGTCGGCACCCATCACGAACTGCTGCGCAGCAACGCCGAGTACGCGCATCTGATGTCCGGAGACTCCGGGGACTCCGGGTACTCCGGGGATGGGGATACGGAGGACTCCCGTTGA
- a CDS encoding ABC transporter ATP-binding protein yields the protein MIDAYEEPGTPDTRGGWRYLWWLVLRQPGRAVAGAVLGTVWMVLMAAQPYLMARAVDDGLVPGRLGVLAGWTGVMFVLGSVNAWLSIMRHRTMTRMRMDANFRTVKVVMGHVVRLGAALPRRAGAGEVVTIGVGDVQTIAQALTVVGPGTGSAVVYVVVAGLLMTISVPLAAVVLLGLPVIALVTGPLTVRLQGAESAYRERQGVLTARIGDLAGGLRVLNGLGGKGLFADAFRGDSQRLRAQGYRVGAVASWVQALGVGLPTLFLAVVTWLAARLAAEHSISVGELVSVYGYVAVLIGPVAFLVQVTYDMNRGVVAARRVVRLLRLAPEPDEGTLPAPDGPAELHDPASGVRVAPGRLTALAAARPAEAAAVVDRLGRFGPTDATWGPVRLDAVPLTDVRRRILVADNEADLFAGPLREAVAAGRPAGEAELRRALYAAAAEDVVRGLPDGPDSAVAGQGRSLSGGQRQRVRLVRALLADPEVLLATEPTSALDAHTEAVVAHRLREARAGRTTLVTSTSPLVLDRADTVLFLVDGKVAASGPHRRLLAAEPGYRALVARDMEQDSERDAEGAVR from the coding sequence ATGATCGACGCGTACGAGGAACCGGGGACGCCCGACACCCGTGGCGGCTGGCGCTATCTGTGGTGGCTGGTGCTGCGCCAGCCGGGCCGGGCGGTGGCCGGGGCGGTGCTGGGCACTGTGTGGATGGTGCTGATGGCCGCGCAGCCGTATCTGATGGCGCGGGCCGTGGACGACGGGCTGGTGCCGGGGCGGCTGGGGGTGCTGGCCGGGTGGACCGGGGTGATGTTCGTGCTCGGGTCGGTGAACGCCTGGCTGAGCATCATGCGGCACCGCACGATGACCCGGATGCGGATGGACGCCAACTTCCGCACGGTGAAGGTGGTCATGGGGCATGTGGTGCGGCTCGGGGCCGCGCTGCCGCGCCGGGCGGGGGCCGGTGAGGTGGTGACGATCGGGGTCGGCGATGTGCAGACCATCGCGCAGGCGCTGACCGTGGTCGGTCCGGGCACCGGCTCGGCCGTGGTCTACGTGGTAGTGGCCGGGCTGCTGATGACGATCTCGGTTCCGCTCGCCGCCGTCGTGCTGCTCGGGCTGCCGGTGATCGCGCTGGTCACCGGGCCGCTGACGGTGCGGCTGCAGGGCGCGGAGAGCGCGTACCGGGAGCGGCAGGGGGTGCTCACGGCGCGGATCGGGGATCTCGCGGGCGGGCTGCGCGTGCTCAACGGCCTGGGCGGCAAGGGGCTGTTCGCGGATGCCTTCCGCGGGGACTCGCAGCGGCTGCGGGCGCAGGGCTACCGGGTGGGCGCGGTGGCCAGCTGGGTGCAGGCGCTCGGCGTGGGCCTGCCCACCCTGTTCCTCGCCGTGGTGACCTGGCTCGCCGCCCGGCTCGCGGCCGAACACTCCATCAGCGTCGGCGAGTTGGTGTCGGTGTACGGCTATGTGGCGGTGCTGATCGGACCGGTGGCCTTCTTGGTGCAGGTGACCTATGACATGAACCGGGGCGTGGTGGCCGCGCGCCGCGTCGTACGGCTGCTGCGGCTGGCACCGGAGCCGGACGAGGGCACGCTGCCGGCGCCCGACGGCCCGGCCGAGCTGCACGATCCGGCGTCCGGGGTGCGGGTGGCACCGGGCCGGCTGACCGCGCTCGCCGCCGCCCGGCCCGCCGAGGCCGCCGCCGTGGTCGACCGGCTCGGCCGGTTCGGGCCGACCGATGCCACCTGGGGTCCGGTGAGGCTCGACGCGGTCCCGCTCACCGACGTACGGCGGCGGATCCTGGTCGCGGACAACGAGGCCGATCTGTTCGCCGGGCCGCTGCGGGAGGCCGTGGCGGCCGGGCGTCCGGCCGGGGAGGCGGAGTTGCGCCGGGCGCTGTACGCGGCCGCCGCCGAGGACGTCGTACGCGGGCTGCCGGACGGGCCGGACTCGGCGGTGGCCGGACAGGGCCGCAGCCTCTCGGGCGGGCAGCGGCAACGGGTGCGGCTGGTACGGGCGTTGCTCGCCGACCCCGAGGTGCTGCTCGCCACGGAGCCGACCTCGGCGCTGGACGCGCACACGGAGGCGGTGGTCGCGCACCGGCTGCGGGAGGCGCGGGCGGGCCGTACGACGCTGGTGACGTCCACCTCGCCGCTGGTGCTGGACCGCGCGGACACGGTCCTGTTCCTGGTCGACGGGAAGGTCGCGGCGAGCGGCCCGCACCGTCGGCTGCTGGCGGCGGAGCCGGGCTATCGCGCGCTCGTCGCCCGGGACATGGAACAGGACAGCGAACGGGACGCGGAAGGAGCCGTACGGTGA
- a CDS encoding ABC transporter ATP-binding protein has product MTAGQGLLPVADRGRVRRAALRLVRADGRAFTATLLLNSLAAGAGLVGPWLVGRIVDEVRGGHGAGAVDRLAPWILLCALAQVLLARWARLVGYRFGERTLARVREEYVERVLALPASVVERAGTDDLTARGTADVAIVGTTLRDVGPELLVNTVQALFVLAAVCALDPLLGAFGLLGLTPIWLALRWYLRRARDGYLAEGAATSEVAEILAATAAGARTVEAFGLRQRRITASRDALEKSRRTRFYTLFLRTVFFPAVEVTYTVPVAGVLLLGGWLHQRGAVGIGAVVAAALYLRQFTEPLDQILMRVEQLQSSSASFARVEGLAQAPRGESGAGSPVPVPVPVPADDRIDVRGVRYAYERGGEVLRGVDLTVRPGERLAVVGPSGAGKTTLSRLLAGVDRPGTGAVTVGGVPVAELEPEVLRRQVVLVTQEHHVFLGTVRDNLLIAEPEATDADLWAALTAVGADEWVRELPDGLDTRLGEGGPATDGSQAQQLALSRVVLANPHTLILDEATALLDPTTARHAERALAAVLEGRTVIAIAHRLHTAHDADRVAVMENGRLTELGTHDDLVTADGAYAALWRTWHGDTAERP; this is encoded by the coding sequence GTGACCGCGGGCCAGGGACTGCTGCCGGTCGCGGACCGGGGCCGGGTACGGCGGGCCGCACTGCGGCTGGTGCGGGCCGACGGGCGGGCGTTCACCGCCACGCTGCTGCTGAACTCGCTCGCCGCGGGCGCGGGACTGGTCGGGCCGTGGCTGGTCGGACGGATCGTCGACGAGGTGCGGGGCGGGCACGGGGCCGGTGCGGTGGACCGGCTCGCGCCGTGGATCCTGCTGTGCGCGCTGGCACAGGTGCTGCTGGCCCGCTGGGCGCGCCTGGTGGGCTACCGGTTCGGGGAGCGGACGCTGGCCCGGGTGCGCGAGGAGTACGTCGAGCGGGTGCTGGCGCTGCCCGCGTCCGTGGTGGAGCGGGCCGGCACCGATGATCTGACGGCGCGCGGCACGGCGGACGTGGCGATCGTCGGCACCACCCTGCGGGACGTCGGCCCGGAGCTGCTGGTCAACACCGTGCAGGCGCTGTTCGTCCTGGCCGCCGTGTGCGCGCTCGACCCGCTGCTCGGCGCGTTCGGGCTGCTCGGGCTGACGCCGATCTGGCTGGCGCTGCGCTGGTATCTGCGCCGGGCCCGGGACGGCTATCTCGCCGAGGGCGCGGCCACGTCGGAGGTCGCCGAGATCCTCGCCGCCACCGCGGCCGGGGCGCGCACCGTCGAGGCGTTCGGGCTGCGGCAGCGGCGGATCACGGCGAGCCGGGACGCGCTGGAGAAGTCCCGCCGTACCCGCTTCTACACGCTGTTCCTGCGCACGGTGTTCTTCCCGGCGGTCGAGGTGACGTACACCGTGCCGGTGGCGGGCGTGCTGCTGCTCGGCGGCTGGCTGCACCAGCGGGGCGCGGTCGGGATCGGCGCGGTGGTGGCCGCGGCCCTGTATCTACGGCAGTTCACCGAACCGCTGGACCAGATCCTGATGCGCGTGGAACAACTGCAGAGCAGCAGCGCGTCGTTCGCCCGCGTGGAGGGCCTGGCACAGGCGCCTCGGGGAGAGAGCGGGGCGGGCTCCCCCGTCCCCGTCCCCGTCCCCGTCCCCGCAGACGACCGTATCGACGTGCGCGGAGTCCGCTACGCCTACGAGCGCGGTGGCGAGGTGCTGCGTGGGGTGGATCTGACGGTACGGCCCGGGGAGCGACTCGCGGTGGTGGGGCCCTCCGGTGCCGGGAAGACGACGCTCAGCCGGCTGCTCGCCGGTGTCGACCGGCCCGGGACCGGCGCGGTGACGGTGGGCGGAGTGCCGGTCGCCGAGCTGGAGCCGGAGGTGCTGCGCCGCCAGGTCGTCCTGGTGACACAGGAACACCATGTGTTCCTCGGCACGGTCCGTGACAACCTGCTGATCGCCGAACCGGAGGCCACGGACGCCGACTTGTGGGCGGCGCTCACCGCGGTCGGGGCCGACGAGTGGGTGCGTGAGCTGCCGGACGGCCTCGACACCCGCCTCGGCGAGGGCGGCCCTGCCACCGACGGCTCCCAGGCCCAGCAACTCGCCCTGTCCCGCGTGGTCCTGGCCAACCCGCACACCCTGATCCTGGACGAGGCGACCGCCCTGCTGGACCCCACGACGGCCCGGCACGCCGAACGCGCGCTCGCCGCCGTACTGGAGGGCCGTACGGTCATCGCCATCGCGCACCGGCTGCACACGGCCCACGACGCGGACCGGGTGGCGGTCATGGAGAACGGCCGCCTGACGGAACTGGGCACGCACGACGACCTGGTGACGGCCGACGGCGCCTACGCGGCGCTGTGGCGGACCTGGCACGGGGACACCGCCGAGCGGCCATGA